The genome window GATGCTGCCGTTCGACGCGCCGCTTGCCACGAACGCAACGGTCGGCGGAACGTTGGCCGCCGGTTGGCGCGGACCGCGCCGCCACATATACGGACCGCCCCGCGATTGGGTGATCGGATCGCACGTCGTGCTCGCCGACGGAACCGTCGCCCGTGCGGGCGGCATGGTCGTTAAGAACGTCGCCGGATACGATCTGAGCCGCTTGTACGTCGGTTCGTTCGGAACGCTATCCGTGCTGGTGCGTGCCAACCTCAAAACGTTGGCGCTGCCCGAGCGCACGCGTGCGTTCTTCGCCGCGCTTCCCGATGGATCGCTCGAACCCACCATCGCACAGTTGCGCGATCTGCGCGTCGTCCCGGCGGCCGCGTTTTGGTTCGACGGCTTTTCGGCGGCCGACGATCGGCCCACCGGCGACGACGGACGACTCGCAATCTTTCTCGAGGGCAGCACTGCGCTCGTCGATCGCGCCGGCCTCGAGTTACGCTCGGCGCTCGGCCGGGGTGGTGTTCCCGCGGCCCACGTGCTCGATAACCGTGCGCCCGCGGCGCTGGAACGCATCGTCGATGCCTATGTGTCCGCCCTCGGACAACGTTCGATCTCGTATCGTATCGGCTCGTTGCCGAGCGAGGCGATCGCAACCGCCGAAGCGGCCGCCGAATGCGCGCGCCGTTTCGAGCTGCGCCACGAGCGAATCGTCGACCTCATGAACGGCGACACGATCCTGCGCGTCAGCGAGCTCGACGTGCGGCGACTCGCAGCCTGTATGAACGATTTCGACGACGCGTTGCACCGGGCGCTCCCGAACGCGATCGTCATCGCCTGCGAACACCCGGACCGCGACACGCTGCAACTGTGGGGACGCGAACCGGGCGCAATCGCAACCATGCGCGCGCTCAAACACCGCTTCGATCCAAACAACGTTTTGAATCCCGGACGCTTCGTCGGCGGAATTTGAGACCGGTTGCGTAGCGAAATCGCGTGGGCGGTGCGGCACGTCGTCGGCAGCCCGCGCCGCCTCGCGTATCTTCTCGCCGGCGGCGTGCCCGACGTCG of Candidatus Tumulicola sp. contains these proteins:
- a CDS encoding FAD-binding oxidoreductase — its product is MNDSERAAPVDEAELSSLLGGADRDGRAVRVTGGNTLAGMGARPAVDLEILTTTIAGIIDFEPDDLTVAVLAGTRLSELATTLAERRQMLPFDAPLATNATVGGTLAAGWRGPRRHIYGPPRDWVIGSHVVLADGTVARAGGMVVKNVAGYDLSRLYVGSFGTLSVLVRANLKTLALPERTRAFFAALPDGSLEPTIAQLRDLRVVPAAAFWFDGFSAADDRPTGDDGRLAIFLEGSTALVDRAGLELRSALGRGGVPAAHVLDNRAPAALERIVDAYVSALGQRSISYRIGSLPSEAIATAEAAAECARRFELRHERIVDLMNGDTILRVSELDVRRLAACMNDFDDALHRALPNAIVIACEHPDRDTLQLWGREPGAIATMRALKHRFDPNNVLNPGRFVGGI